Proteins encoded together in one Coffea arabica cultivar ET-39 chromosome 2c, Coffea Arabica ET-39 HiFi, whole genome shotgun sequence window:
- the LOC113724270 gene encoding uncharacterized protein translates to MSENCPVSIFKKLAHGLALLPKSRGDEDSWSLMMQKVLIFINNQLNVMFQGLEEEARSSEVVRLLLPPGKDPPPPLGGLTASAKNSDQAMKRPEQVLVSRVSTLMTCCCTMLTDAYPVQVSVPVRSLVALVKRVLMVDGSFSQSSPFMTAMRQDLICLELPELHRCSLELLSSIVKGLRSQLLPHVADITRLLTEYFRTCALPELRIKVYSIMKVLLMSMGIGIAIYLIQEVISNALLDLDPHGRESGGSYSAARSKTLQDALQQCFQRKRKHPTSAESVGDQSAKGGLEVETSQNMTAISVRIAALEALEALLSVAGTMRSDGWRSNIDRLLITVATNACKVGWADNNSTVVYGEATPIWADFQLAALRALLASLLSPGRVRPPHLAQGLELFHRGSRESGTKISEYCCHALLTLEVLIHPRALPFIDLQSAVDHYGSASLNLPDVHFADHRKNTSFHFSTLGKEPSQPESGDDDLYERWLANGDETDVNDLGKYTSSDKKPSGTSTHPALEKLPHGGSPSERNKREGGEFGESMAVAADKVPVDGDEIMVDLPTPESYKQTEERDHIEGRILVATAGGHTATESDGLVSGSATSADGHTDFVVAAGKDVSSSASKRNTMVTEQSVTPTSAKDVVTSQDHEYTRIVEKISATISNTGRGAGLVVEINDDTSMDSLPDIVDGDPDSD, encoded by the exons atgtcAGAGAATTGTCCTGTCAGTATATTCAAG AAACTTGCTCATGGCTTGGCCTTACTTCCAAAATCCCGAGGAGATGAGGATAGCTGGTCACTGATGATGCAGAAGGTCTTGATATTCATAAATAATCAACTAAATGTTATGTTCCAAGGTCTAGAAGAAG AGGCCAGAAGTAGTGAGGTAGTGAGGTTGTTACTTCCTCCAGGGAAGGACCCCCCACCTCCCTTAGGAGGGCTAACGGCATCAGCAAAAAACTCAGATCAGGCAATGAAGAGGCCTGAACAAGTATTAGTTTCAAGAGTCTCTACCCTGATGACCTGCTGTTGCACAATGCTTACTGATGCTTATCCCGTTCAG GTTTCTGTGCCTGTTCGTTCACTGGTAGCTCTTGTTAAGAGAGTGCTGATGGTCGATGGCTCATTCTCACAATCCTCCCCTTTTATGACTGCCATGAGACAGGACTTGATTTGTTTAGAACTTCCTGAATTGCATAGGTGCAGCCTGGAGCTTCTGAGTTCTATTGTAAAGGGACTTCGCAG TCAGTTGTTACCACATGTGGCAGATATCACACGACTGCTAACAGAATATTTTAGGACATGCGCCCTGCCAGAGCTAAGGATTAAGGTTTACTCAATTATGAAAGTTTTGCTGATGTCCATGGGGATTG GGATTGCAATATATCTGATCCAGGAAGTTATAAGCAATGCATTGCTTGATCTGGATCCTCATGGTCGTGAGAGTGGTGGCTCGTACTCTGCTGCACGCTCAAAGACCTTACAGGATGCACTGCAACAATGTTTTCAGAGAAAAAGGAAGCACCCAACTTCAGCTGAATCTGTTGGAGACCAATCTGCTAAAGGTGGTCTGGAAGTGGAGACATCCCAAAATATGACTGCAATATCTGTCAGGATTGCTGCATTAGAGGCATTAGAAGCTCTTTTGAGTGTG GCTGGTACCATGAGATCAGATGGTTGGCGATCAAATATTGATCGTCTCCTTATAACAGTTGCAACAAATGCTTGCAAAGTGGGATGGGCTGACAACAATAGTACTGTAGTTTATGGTGAAGCTACTCCTATATGGGCAGACTTCCAACTTGCTGCTTTACGCGCACTTTTGGCATCCCTTCTTTCTCCTGGTCGTGTTCGCCCTCCACATCTTGCTCAGGGTCTCGAACTTTTTCATAGAG GCAGTCGAGAATCTGGAACAAAAATTTCTGAATATTGCTGTCATGCTCTTTTGACCTTGGAAGTGCTCATACATCCTAGGGCCCTTCCATTTATAGATCTTCAATCGGCAGTTGACCATTATGGCAGTGCTAGCCTCAACCTTCCAGACGTACACTTCGCAGATCACAGAAAGAACACTTCATTTCATTTTAGCACACTAGGAAAGGAGCCTTCTCAGCCAGAGTCTGGGGATGATGATCTGTACGAAAGGTGGCTGGCAAATGGTGATGAAACAGATGTCAATGACCTTGGAAAATATACCAGCAGTGATAAAAAACCCTCTGGGACCTCTACCCATCCAGCATTAGAAAAGCTTCCTCATGGTGGTTCTCCTTCTGAAAGAAATAAGCGTGAAGGTGGTGAATTTGGGGAATCAATGGCTGTTGCAGCTGACAAAGTACCAGTAGATGGGGATGAGATAATGGTTGACTTGCCGACTCCGGAAAGCTACAAGCAGACAGAGGAACGCGATCATATTGAAGGGCGAATATTGGTTGCTACAGCTGGTGGTCATACTGCCACCGAATCAGATGGACTGGTTTCAGGCAGTGCTACATCAGCTGATGGTCATACAGATTTTGTTGTAGCAGCAGGAAAAGATGTCTCTTCTTCAGCAAGTAAAAGAAACACTATGGTTACTGAGCAGAGTGTCACGCCAACATCTGCGAAGGATGTGGTGACAAGCCAAGATCATGAATACACTAGGATTGTGGAAAAGATTTCTGCTACAATATCAAACACAGGAAGGGGCGCTGGATTGGTGGTAGAAATCAATGACGACACTTCAATGGATTCACTTCCTGATATTGTGGATGGTGATCCCGACTCTGATTGA